Sequence from the Gracilinanus agilis isolate LMUSP501 chromosome 6, AgileGrace, whole genome shotgun sequence genome:
TCTTCCTCCCGAAGTAATGCTGACAATTTTCAGTTACCTTAATCCTCAAGAGTTGTGTCGTTGCAGTCAAGTTAACACTAAATGGTCTCAGCTGGCTAAAACTGGATCTCTCTGGAAACATCTTTACCCTGTTCATTGGGCTAGAGGTAAGTGattataactttatttttataagaatattttcTTAAGCTTCTTATTTAGCTATAGAATGCATCTAAgttaaataaaaagttaagagGGAAAGCCACAGCTAACAAAACAATTTCttgatatagaaatattttacaattgttttaaaattaaataaaaactaaaataagcCAGTAGATTGGAATTGGAAGAGGCTAAATAtttattcagaataaaaattttgttaaaaaagaaGCGAGATATAGATAGATTTGGGGAAAGATGGCAGAGAATTCACTAAtagttcattatttttcttgcaaAGCAttcaatttgaaattaaaattttcatgatAACTTAATCCTTTTTACATCAATACATTATAGAAAGTTTGGTCTTTTCATGAGGACTCCATTCAGGCATGAGATAAAATGGAACATTATATGAACTacactttttctctctttgacttaaaaataatttaaatattattattttaggtATTATTTAGCTTTAAATTCATATTTGTAAGTTTTGCAACCATTTGGTTTACTATATAATTGTGACAGTTACATTGAAAATGTGTTTTCCCACCTAATTGTGTATATGTGAACATATATATAACTCAGTTATATTTTTAGATTTCTTAATGTAGAAGTGCAAttcccttgtttttttttaaacccataccttttttagaatcaatgctttaagtaatggttccaagacagaagagcagtaagcactAGACAGTAGGAGTTAAGTCCACAGTCTCACAGCTAAAGAAGTGTCCCAGataagattcaaacctaggacctttAGTCTTCAgggctggctctttatccactgagctacctaactgttCCCCTcagttcactttttaaaaatgttaattggaaatgaaatattcTGTGAAAACAATTAAATgtcattttgttcatttaataGATATACTGTAGTCATTCCTTTGGATATTTATTCTCAGTTATTAAAATCCATACCATAAATGATAATTTTCTTTGGAGACTTAGTTTTCCTGATTAACTATTTTTCTTGgcatataataatgaaataatgaatgatgGGTTAACAAAGGTAAACACACTGGGCACATTTTGTCCTTATAGatattttgaaatgtttaataATGTCACAGACAGATTAAATACCATGTGACATATGGTATTTCTTTGAAGtctaatattttaaggtttttgagccatttaaaagatatatatgtgtgtatatatctatatctatatctatctatctatcatctatctatctccttAAACACAGGGCCAAcatgaatataattaatttctatGTGACctatatttttgcttcttttgaatTTGCTTAATCAAAAATTCTATGCAAGAAGTAAGTTTTATTTGGTCCTTCAAGCAAATTGATCATCTTGGatgtatgtaataaaataattgagAAACTGAAATTACATAGTAACCGTTAGCTGTACAGACGCCATATGCTTGTATTAAAATAGTAATTGCAGTATGTTCTGCTAGAACTTTAGCTTTTCCTTGTATCTTCCCCTTTGACTTCTGTACCCACCTACTTCTGTTTTCCTGATCAATTCACTGCAGACCAGAAACTCCTGCCTTTGTGTATCAACACCAGCATATTGGGGTACTACTGCCATGGCCAGTATGCAGCCACAGTTTTCACCAGTAGGGGTCAGAGGTTAGGTCACTTTCATTGACTTCTAAGATTGCATGTAAGATTATTGCTGTATTGATATGGTTACTGGTAGGAATGGGATTATagctattttgcttttttcaagctaaaacaaaccaaaaaaaaaaatccaaacatcaAAGATAAAACAATGCAGACTagtatgtgtttatttatttatagaaatttGAAAACCTTCGAAAGGAAGAGGGGTATACCCTAAACACATTATTGGTTAATTTTTCCTGTGCTAACATCTTATGTTGAACATATCAAAGTGCCTAAAGGTCAGATCCTGTTACAATGAACTTCAATGAACTATCCAAATTTTTTGTTGAACTGGAATTTTGATGTATTTCTTGAAATTGATGGGCCACTCTCTGTAACACAGAAGTCTCttcaaaattttttcattatGCAGTGATGTTTGTTATAATGGGATTTGTTGTAAGAAGAATTGATCTGCACTTATgttgttccttttctttccttttgttgagAAGGTGACTGGTATAATGGTCCAGCAACTGAACTTGATACTGAACCTGATGAGGAGTGggtgaaaaatagaaaagatgaaaGTCGAGCTTTTCAGGAATGGGATGAAGATGCTGATATAGATGAGTCTGGTAAGccaaattataaacaaaatttagtttttatatggTATTTTCTTTGTACTTTCACAAATTGAATACAAATAGTTTTTTGCCTCTTAAATTAGGTGATTatgtaaaacaaatgaaaaatttgtCATTGCTTACTGATAATAGTTTTGTACATTGTTTTTTAtagctatatttttttaaactttttgtaGCAAGATATTAATACCATTATTTTAACTGTGTGGAACTTGTTATTCCAATAGCAGTTTAGAATAGAATCATTGAAAGATGtgattatagggggcagctgggtagctcagtggagtgagagtcaggcctagagacaggaggtcctaggttcaaacccggcctcagccacttcccagctgtgtgaccctgggcaagtcacttgacccccattgcccacccttaccaatcttccacctatgagacaatacaacgaagtacaagggttaaaaaaaaaaaaaaagatgtgattaTAACTACaccagacaaaaaaaaaaaagtcatggacCAACTTTTTTCCTGCTTAAAACCAAGTTTATAGTTTAGTTTATCAAATAAGCTATCCTACTTAGTTCATCTGGAAGAGAACtcaattttttctgaaaattgagTAATAATTGTTATTTTAGTATATTTGTGACTGATCAGTGGGATAATTTTTTTGGGTATTATTTTGAAAGACAGGTACTTCTAGATATTTGGTGTATATTACTTAAATATAGAATCATATGATctataaaattatcattaatacTAGAACTATTTTAAATAcactttaaatgtttttcttccaaaGTGTTTGAAGTGTGTTCATAACATTCAGTTGTATTTATCTTTACTTTTGTTAGAAAACAGGTGAGAAAATGAGATTTGTTTGAGGTTATAAGGCTCTATTGGATCTCAACCTTCATGCATTATAAAATAGTGATCTTTGTTTATATCACATGGGAGGAAAATAAGTTTTGATAAGTTTGACAAGAAATCCATTATGTTTAAAATGTTAGGCCTTGTGAACATTAAGGAATAGAATCCTCAAACAATGTAAAGGTAtatataaaaatggaattaaaatctCAATATTTTGAGGAACTAGGAGGAGATAGGAATACAATCtaagtaattaaaaaaggaagTCTTTGAAAgacataaattttatatttttaataagtcACAACAAACATGACCCTAAGATTCTAGGTCTTAGCAAATTCATTCATTAGCTCATGTTTATAGTTGTCAttagttttgtttctattttagaCGGCTTGTTTTATTATAATGAGATCTAGCTGTAATCTTTTATTAACTATGATTGATTGGAATTCTTTTATTTCCCAGTTTTGGATGACAGTTCTAAAAAGATAGGAGAAGATTTTCTTTAAGATTGACAATGATTTGGCTTCTCTCTTTAGGGATATTACCTAGAGTTGCATCCTTCAGGATGTATATATCAACAGGACCTGAAAAATGGGACACAAGTTTTAACTCCTTTAATCTTCTTAGTATAGATAGATCATTTTTTTAGATGGGGAAAGAGAATGTTGAATAGAAAATTCTATGCTTGTAGCTTCCCagaaatttttacctttttatctaaactttctaagttactttaaaaagtattttgaacaTACCTTATTGACAGCAAAACCTCACTGATGTTCCTTTTTGATTTTTGCTTCCTGATCTCACTGCTTTATGAACTGTTTCAGCAGTTTTACTGAGACTTCCCTGATTACCTAAAAATGccgtttttttcttattttacatatctCCAGCTTTTAAGTATTTTCATTGACTGTCCCTCATGTTTTGAACTCTCTTGTTAGTCATTTCCACTTTCTGGTTTCCTTCAGGCCTTGGCTGAAGTCCCATTTTTTCAAGAGGTCATCCTTAATATTAACATAGTGCCTTCTCTTTGAGATTATctataatttatcatatatatatatatatatttatctcaatTGTATATgtgtttgcttctttttttctcccatcaactgtgagctccttgaaagcagggactgtcctttgcctttctttgaatctctgtcCCTTAGCCTATACCTGACAATTAGTAACTACTTAAAAATTGCTTCTTgactaatgtaattttttttaaagtcagatttgaatttgatgtggtgaaatgaaaagagaactatacttggagttagaagaccttaATTTTAATTCTGACCGCCATTACTAGCCAtttgatcttaggcaagtcagttaacttctcattttcatcatctgtaaaggaAGTTGAATTAAGCACTTTTTAATCCTTTCTAGCTGAAAGAAACTGGTTCCATagatctatctttttaaaaaagaattataaaatttattttcagttccaaattctcttaaCTTTAACCCCTCACTGGttaggcaagaaatatgatacccaCTTATATATTGCCATTCAGAGCATTTCCATGTTACATATATTgcaaataaaaagcaagaaaaataagaaaaaatatgcttcaatttcaAGTGTTCTCTCAGTAGATGGTTAACATTTTGCATCAAgattcctttggaattatcttagatcattgtattgatcacaGTAGCTAAGTCATAGTTAATCATAGTTAACAATATTGTTGCTGTGATTTACAGtgctcctgattctgctcacttcaattggtatcatgtttttttttttttcctgaaactattctactcatctttttttttttttttatagcacaatagttttccatcacaatttTATATCCCAGCTTCTTTacccattccctaattgatggacacctcaatttcttaattctttgcctccacaaaaagagttgctctatatatttttgtacaaagaggcccctttcctttttctttgatctctttgaagtacAGTCcaagtagtagtattgctgggtcaaagggaatccacaatttaaagtcctttgggcatagttccaaattgttttccagaatgtttggaccagttTATAGTTCCACCAGCATTTTCAAAATCTACCTTAAGCTAATATTAGGATGGACAAGgtaggaaaatcatgaatcttaagttagaggttaagtaattggttcttttttctgcttttgttgAATTGCTTAATGTTAATTgactaaatattttctaaattatattataaatgaaaaaaagtattttgttaaTGGATTTTACTTATatcacaaaattttttttttaatatttgtctgTTACCAGCATGGTATGTAACCATATTCTGGAATTTGAGAGGACTTAAGAATTTATGAATGATGGAAATTCATAGTAttatttctactctcacagtttaATGTCATTTATTATATAGCATACTATTTGGAATAGCTATaactttgacttctttttttaaaacagaagaatCTGCAGAAGAATCACTTGCCATCAATATTGCACAAATGGAAAAACGTTTACTACATGGCCTAATTCAAAATGTTCTCCAACATGTTGGCACATCTGTAAAAACTTTAGTATTAGCATATAGCTCTGCAGTTTCTAGTAAAATGGTAAGTATTAATCAGTATCATTAGGTAATTATGAAAGAATGCCTTTAATAATAGTGTCTTGACATAATTGGAGGTTTTTAGCTAAAGAGGTGGTGTCAATTGGTTCTTGTTTTCAGTATGAATTTGGACTAGAAATAAATCAGTTTCCTTCTAGTTATAAAATTGTATGATTATgtcatacatacacatgtgtttgtgtgtcttGGTGAGCAGAAAGATGAATTTAAATCATTATATTAAAGATACatattctcttttgccttgggatcTTAAAGCCTGAACATTTTAACTAAAGTCtcattccctcttttcccccctcAGGTTAGACAGATTTTAGAACTTTGCCCCAACCTGGAACATTTAGATCTCACTCAAACAGACATCTCAGACTCTGCATTTGACAGGtaagttatttttcaattttcaaattaTCTGTAATTATTAcgaaagtttaaaatttttttctttttgtagtttACATaatgatttaaattgtaatttttttccatcaaGGTATGGGCAATTCAAATTCTTGTAACATTTCAGTCTGTAGCTAGGTAGATTGTTAAgtatttttgtaattaaaaaaaagtatttagacTAATAACCTTTTTAATTCTTGGTTATAGTTGGTCTTGGCTTGGTTGCTGTCAGAGTCTTCGACATCTTGATCTCTCAGGTTGTGAGAAAATCACAGATGTGGCTTTAGAGAAGATTTCCAGAGCTTTGGGAATCCTGTCATCTCATAAAGGTGGCATTCTGAAGACTTGCAGAAACAAAAGCACATCGACTACATGGAGAAGTAAAGACATTACTATGCAGTCTACCAGCAAATATGCTTGTTTGCATGATATAACTAATGAAAGTCTTGGCAAAGAAGTAGATAATGAACGACACTGGACTAAGCCTGTTTCTTCTGAAAATTTCAGTTCTGCTTATGTGTGGATGTTAGATGCTGAAGATTTGGCTGATATAGAGGATGCTGTAGAATGGAGACATAGAAATGTTGAAGGACTTTCTGTAATGGAAACCGCATCTAATATCAGTTGTTCcacttctggttgctataataagGACATTGTTGGACTAAGGACTAGTGTTTGTTGGCAGCAGCATTGTGCTTCTCCTGCCTTCACATATTGTGGTCATGCTTTTTGTTGTACTGGGACCACATTAAGAACTATACCCTCACTCCCAGATTCTTCTACATTCTGTAGAAAAGCAACAAGGACTAGACAGTCTGTGGGAAAAGACTTAATTTACTCTGGGAGTGAAAAATCTGATCAAGAGACTGGACGTgtacttctttttctcagtttatcTGGCTGTTATCAGATCACA
This genomic interval carries:
- the FBXL5 gene encoding F-box/LRR-repeat protein 5 isoform X2; protein product: MAPFPEEVDVFTAPHWRMKQLVGLYCDKSLYATFKEFKMHEQIENEYIIGLLQQRSRTIYNVHSDNKLSEMLSLFEKGLKNVKNEYEQLNYAKQLKERLEAFTRDFLPHMKEEEEVFQPMLMEYFTYEELKDIKKKVIAQHCSHKDTAELLRGLSLWNQAEERQKFFKYSVDEKTDKETEVPDYSTNITHLPPEVMLTIFSYLNPQELCRCSQVNTKWSQLAKTGSLWKHLYPVHWARGDWYNGPATELDTEPDEEWVKNRKDESRAFQEWDEDADIDESEESAEESLAINIAQMEKRLLHGLIQNVLQHVGTSVKTLVLAYSSAVSSKMVRQILELCPNLEHLDLTQTDISDSAFDSWSWLGCCQSLRHLDLSGCEKITDVALEKISRALGILSSHKGGILKTCRNKSTSTTWRSKDITMQSTSKYACLHDITNESLGKEVDNERHWTKPVSSENFSSAYVWMLDAEDLADIEDAVEWRHRNVEGLSVMETASNISCSTSGCYNKDIVGLRTSVCWQQHCASPAFTYCGHAFCCTGTTLRTIPSLPDSSTFCRKATRTRQSVGKDLIYSGSEKSDQETGRVLLFLSLSGCYQITDHGLRVLTLGGGLPHLEHLNLSGCLTVTGAGLQDLVSACPSLNDEHFYYCDNINGPHAETASGCQNLQCGFRACCRSGE
- the FBXL5 gene encoding F-box/LRR-repeat protein 5 isoform X1; the protein is MAPFPEEVDVFTAPHWRMKQLVGLYCDKLSKTNFSNNNDFRALLQSLYATFKEFKMHEQIENEYIIGLLQQRSRTIYNVHSDNKLSEMLSLFEKGLKNVKNEYEQLNYAKQLKERLEAFTRDFLPHMKEEEEVFQPMLMEYFTYEELKDIKKKVIAQHCSHKDTAELLRGLSLWNQAEERQKFFKYSVDEKTDKETEVPDYSTNITHLPPEVMLTIFSYLNPQELCRCSQVNTKWSQLAKTGSLWKHLYPVHWARGDWYNGPATELDTEPDEEWVKNRKDESRAFQEWDEDADIDESEESAEESLAINIAQMEKRLLHGLIQNVLQHVGTSVKTLVLAYSSAVSSKMVRQILELCPNLEHLDLTQTDISDSAFDSWSWLGCCQSLRHLDLSGCEKITDVALEKISRALGILSSHKGGILKTCRNKSTSTTWRSKDITMQSTSKYACLHDITNESLGKEVDNERHWTKPVSSENFSSAYVWMLDAEDLADIEDAVEWRHRNVEGLSVMETASNISCSTSGCYNKDIVGLRTSVCWQQHCASPAFTYCGHAFCCTGTTLRTIPSLPDSSTFCRKATRTRQSVGKDLIYSGSEKSDQETGRVLLFLSLSGCYQITDHGLRVLTLGGGLPHLEHLNLSGCLTVTGAGLQDLVSACPSLNDEHFYYCDNINGPHAETASGCQNLQCGFRACCRSGE